From one Thunnus maccoyii chromosome 6, fThuMac1.1, whole genome shotgun sequence genomic stretch:
- the capn5a gene encoding calpain-5a, giving the protein MVVPYEGQSFSALRRQCQQNGRLFEDPLFPATDQSLFYQSNRIGRITWKRPKELCSDPHLFVDGISAHDLHQGQLGNCWFVAACSSLASREALWQKVIPDWKDQEWDKDKPESYAGMFHFRFWRFGEWVDVVIDDRLPTANGELVYCHSNDSNEFWSALVEKAYAKMCGCYEALDGGNTADALVDFTGGVSEQMDLMENGVKEDEEKRNELFERVLKIHNRGGLISCSIRATSAADMEARLACGLVKGHAYAVTDVRRVRLGHGLLAYFRSDKLTMIRMRNPWGQREWNGPWSDSSEEWQKVSKSERENIGVTVQDDGEFWMTFDDFIANFTDLILCRLINTSYLSLHKTWEEAVMRGSWRRHDDPLLNRAGGCTNNKQTFLQNPQYVFDVKKPEDEALICLEQKDRRARLKEGRGENLAIGFDIHRVELNRTYRMHVPQQKVGGSIYINSRSVFLRIDLTEGRYVIIPTTFDPGLEGDFLLRIFTDVPSDCKELTLHEPPQTCWSGLCGYPSLVTQVHIMQANGLAGQDSDGVSDPYVIIRCEGHKVRSPVHKNTRSPVFNTKGLFYRKKANQPISIEIYNHNVLMDSFMGQVTLPAEQGDFQQTLHLRDKGNRQDNDLPGTVTVTIVTSTVLTNI; this is encoded by the exons GAGTTATGCAGCGACCCCCATCTGTTCGTGGACGGCATTAGCGCCCATGACCTGCACCAAGGCCAGCTGGGAAACTGCTGGTTTGTCGCCGCCTGCTCCAGTCTGGCGTCCAGAGAAGCACTATGGCAGAAG GTGATTCCCGACTGGAAGGACCAGGAGTGGGATAAAGATAAGCCGGAGTCCTACGCCGGGATGTTCCACTTCCGGTTCTGGCGGTTTGGCGAGTGGGTGGATGTGGTGATCGATGACCGGCTGCCAACGGCGAACGGAGAGCTGGTTTACTGTCACTCCAACGACAGCAACGAGTTCTGGAGCGCGCTGGTGGAGAAAGCCTACGCCAA gATGTGCGGATGCTATGAGGCGCTGGATGGCGGCAACACGGCCGACGCTCTTGTGGATTTCACCGGAGGCGTGTCGGAGCAAATGGACTTGATGGAGAACGGAGTcaaagaggatgaagagaaacGCAACGAGCTGTTCGAGAGAGTCCTGAAGATCCACAACAGAGGAGGCCTCATCAGCTGCTCCATCCGG GCAACCAGTGCAGCAGACATGGAGGCCAGGCTGGCCTGCGGCCTGGTGAAGGGCCACGCCTACGCGGTGACGGACGTCCGCAGGGTGAGGCTGGGCCACGGCCTGCTGGCCTACTTCAGGTCAGACAAGCTCACCATGATTCGCATGAGAAACCCCTGGGGGCAGAGAGAGTGGAACGGGCCCTGGAGCGACAG CTCTGAAGAGTGGCAGAAGGTCAGTaagagtgagagggagaatATCGGCGTCACTGTGCAGGACGACGGCGAGTTCTG GATGACATTTGATGACTTCATCGCTAACTTCACAGACCTCATCCTGTGTCGTCTTATCAACACCTCCTACCTGAGTCTCCATAAGACCTGGGAGGAGGCTGTGATGCGGGGCTCCTGGCGTCGCCACGACGACCCGCTTCTCAACCGAGCGGGTGGCTGCACCAACAACAAGCAGACCTTCCTCCAGAACCCGCAG TACGTGTTTGACGTGAAGAAGCCGGAGGACGAGGCGCTGATCTGTTTGGAGCAGAAAGACCGCAGAGCCAGACTGAAAGAAGGACGAGGAGAGAATCTGGCTATCGGCTTTGACATACACAGG GTGGAGTTAAACAGGACCTACCGTATGCACGTCCCCCAGCAGAAGGTCGGCGGGAGCATTTACATCAACTCGAGGTCTGTGTTTCTTCGCATCGACCTGACAGAGGGGCGCTACGTCATCATACCCACGACCTTTGACCCCGGCCTGGAGGGAGACTTCCTGCTCCGCATCTTCACCGACGTGCCGTCTGACTGCAA ggAGCTGACTCTCCATGAGCCTCCACAGACCTGCTGGTCCGGGTTGTGTGGTTATCCCTCTCTGGTCACTCAAGTCCACATCATGCAGGCTAATGGACTCGCAGGACAAGACTCTGACGGAG tgtcgGACCCCTACGTGATAATTCGTTGCGAAGGACACAAAGTTCGTTCTCCAGTCCATAAAAACACTCGCAGCCCCGTCTTCAACACCAAGGGGCTCTTCTACAGGAAGAAAGCcaaccagccaatcagcattgag ATCTACAACCACAACGTGTTGATGGATTCCTTCATGGGTCAGGTGACGCTGCCAGCCGAGCAAGGCGATTTCCAGCAGACGCTCCACCTGAGGGACAAAGGCAATCGCCAGGACAACGACCTCCCCGGGACAGTCACCGTCACCATAGTGACCAGCACGGTGCTCACCAACATCTGA
- the ompa gene encoding olfactory marker protein a, whose translation MDQAESPSNTMVLEFKEDTALTEMMRLRVSSLQRSGQKRQDGERLLLPHEAVYRLDFHIQELNFTRWYFSLTGHGRVTITGISQHWTPDLTNLMTRQLLEPIGTFWRNAVDPEDSPLKCLEADMQEFGERIAELAKVRKVMYFLFAFKDGAEAANLSCSVEFTPEK comes from the exons ATGGACCAGGCCGAATCTCCCTCCAACACCATGGTGCTGGAGTTTAAAGAAGACACTGCGCTGACGGAG ATGATGCGTCTTCGCGTGTCGTCTCTGCAGCGGTCGGGACAGAAGCGTCAGGACGGCGAGCGTCTGCTTCTTCCCCATGAGGCCGTGTATCGGCTGGACTTCCACATCCAGGAGCTGAACTTCACCCGCTGGTACTTCTCCCTCACGGGTCACGGTCGCGTCACCATCACCGGTATCTCCCAGCACTGGACCCCCGACCTCACCAACCTGATGACCCGTCAGCTGCTGGAGCCCATCGGAACGTTTTGGCGTAACGCCGTCGACCCCGAGGATTCGCCGCTCAAATGTCTGGAGGCGGACATGCAGGAGTTCGGCGAAAGGATCGCTGAGCTGGCGAAGGTCAGGAAGGTCATGTACTTCCTGTTTGCCTTCAAGGACGGAGCAGAGGCGGCGAATCTCAGCTGCTCAGTCGAGTTCACACCAGAGAAATGA